From the genome of Bubalus bubalis isolate 160015118507 breed Murrah chromosome 2, NDDB_SH_1, whole genome shotgun sequence, one region includes:
- the NFE2L2 gene encoding nuclear factor erythroid 2-related factor 2 isoform X2, giving the protein MDLIDILWRQDIDLGVSREVFDFSQRQKEHELEKQKKLEKERQEQLQKEQEKAFFAQLQLDEETGEFLPIQPAQHIPSETSGSANYSQVAPIPKADDLYFDDCMQLLAETFPFVDDNEVSSATFQSLVPDVPSHIESPVFSAPPQAQSPETLIVQVATAVLDDMQAIEQVWEELLSIPELQCLNIQNDKLAETSTVSSPETKVTEIDNYHFYSSMPSLDKEVGNCSPPFLNAFEDSFSSILSTEDSSQLTVNSLNSSATVNTDFGDEFYSAFVAEPSTSNSMPSSATLSQSLSELLDGPIDLSDLSLCKAFNQNHPESTTAEFNDSDSGISLNTTSPSMASPDHSVESSIYGDTLLGFSDSEMEEIDSTPGNIKQKGPKTQSAWPSGDPVQPLSSSQGNSAAARDSQCENAPKKEVPVSPGHRKTPFTKDKHSNRLEAHLTRDELRAKALHIPFPVEKIINLPVEDFNEMMSKEQFNEAQLALIRDIRRRGKNKVAAQNCRKRKLENIVELEQDLDHLKDEKEKLLKERGENDKSLHLLKKQLSTLYLEVFSMLRDENGKPYSPSEYSLQQTSDGNVFLVPKSKRPDIKKN; this is encoded by the exons ATGGATTTGATTGACATACTTTGGAGGCAAGATATAGATCTCGGGGTAAGTCGAGAGGTATTTGACTTCAGTCAACGACAGAAGGAGCATGagctggaaaaacagaaaaaacttgaaaaggaaagacaagaaCAACTCCAAAAGGAGCAAGAGAAAGCCTTTTTTGCTCAGTTACAACTAGATGAAGAGACCGGCGAATTCCTCCCCATTCAGCCAGCACAACACATACCATCAGAAACCAGTGGGTCTGCCAACTACTCCCAG GTAGCCCCCATTCCCAAAGCAGATGATTTGTACTTCGATGACTGCATGCAGCTTTTGGCAGAGACATTCCCGTTTGTAGATGACAATGAG GTTTCTTCGGCTACGTTTCAATCACTTGTTCCTGATGTTCCCAGCCACATCGAGAGCCCCGTCTTCAGTGCTCCTCCTCAGGCCCAGTCACCTGAAACTCTGATAGTTCAGGTAGCCACTGCTGTTTTGGACGATATGCAGGCCATTGAGCAAGTTTGGGAGGAACTATTATCCATTCCAGAATTACAG TGTCTTAATATTCAAAATGACAAGCTGGCTGAGACTAGTACAGTTTCAAGTCCAGAAACCAAAGTGACAGAAATTGACAATTATCATTTCTATTCATCAATGCCCTCACTGGATAAAGAAGTAGGTAACTGCAGCCCACCTTTTCTCAACGCTTTTGAGGATTCCTTCAGCAGCATCCTCTCCACTGAAGACTCCAGCCAGTTGACAGTGAACTCATTAAATTCAAGTGCCACAGTAAATACAGATTTTGGTGATGaattttattctgcttttgtAGCAGAGCCCAGTACCAGCAACAGCATGCCCTCCTCTGCTACTTTAAGCCAGTCACTCTCTGAACTTCTAGACGGGCCCATTGATCTCTCTGATCTGTCACTTTGTAAAGCCTTCAATCAAAACCACCCTGAAAGCACAACAGCAGAATTCAATGATTCTGACTCTGGCATTTCACTGAACACAACAAGTCCAAGCATGGCATCACCAGACCACTCAGTGGAATCTTCTATCTATGGAGACACATTGCTTGGCTTCAGTGATTCTGAAATGGAAGAGATAGATAGTACCCCTGGAAACATCAAACAGAAGGGTCCCAAAACACAGTCAGCGTGGCCTTCTGGGGACCCAGTCCAACCTTTGTCATCATCACAGGGGAACAGCGCTGCAGCACGTGATTCCCAGTGTGAAAATGCACCAAAGAAAGAAGTGCCTGTAAGTCCTGGTCATCGAAAAACCCCATTCACTAAAGACAAACATTCAAACCGCTTGGAGGCTCACCTCACAAGAGATGAACTACGGGCAAAAGCTCTCCATATCCCATTCCCTGTAGAAAAGATCATTAACCTCCCAGTTGAGGACTTCAATGAAATGATGTCCAAGGAGCAATTCAACGAGGCTCAACTTGCATTAATTAGAGACATACGTAGGAGGGGTAAGAATAAAGTGGCTGCTCAGAattgcagaaaaagaaaactggaaaatatagTGGAACTGGAGCAAGATTTAGatcatttaaaagatgaaaaagaaaaattgctcaaagaaagaggagaaaatgacaaaagcCTCCATCTACTGAAAAAACAACTCAGCACCTTGTATCTTGAAGTCTTCAGCATGCTACGTGATGAAAATGGAAAGCCTTACTCTCCAAGTGAATACTCCTTGCAGCAAACAAGCGATGGCAATGTATTCCTTGTTCCCAAAAGTAAGAGGCCAGATATTAAGAAAAACTAG
- the NFE2L2 gene encoding nuclear factor erythroid 2-related factor 2 isoform X1 — protein MMDLELPPPGLPSQQDMDLIDILWRQDIDLGVSREVFDFSQRQKEHELEKQKKLEKERQEQLQKEQEKAFFAQLQLDEETGEFLPIQPAQHIPSETSGSANYSQVAPIPKADDLYFDDCMQLLAETFPFVDDNEVSSATFQSLVPDVPSHIESPVFSAPPQAQSPETLIVQVATAVLDDMQAIEQVWEELLSIPELQCLNIQNDKLAETSTVSSPETKVTEIDNYHFYSSMPSLDKEVGNCSPPFLNAFEDSFSSILSTEDSSQLTVNSLNSSATVNTDFGDEFYSAFVAEPSTSNSMPSSATLSQSLSELLDGPIDLSDLSLCKAFNQNHPESTTAEFNDSDSGISLNTTSPSMASPDHSVESSIYGDTLLGFSDSEMEEIDSTPGNIKQKGPKTQSAWPSGDPVQPLSSSQGNSAAARDSQCENAPKKEVPVSPGHRKTPFTKDKHSNRLEAHLTRDELRAKALHIPFPVEKIINLPVEDFNEMMSKEQFNEAQLALIRDIRRRGKNKVAAQNCRKRKLENIVELEQDLDHLKDEKEKLLKERGENDKSLHLLKKQLSTLYLEVFSMLRDENGKPYSPSEYSLQQTSDGNVFLVPKSKRPDIKKN, from the exons gACATGGATTTGATTGACATACTTTGGAGGCAAGATATAGATCTCGGGGTAAGTCGAGAGGTATTTGACTTCAGTCAACGACAGAAGGAGCATGagctggaaaaacagaaaaaacttgaaaaggaaagacaagaaCAACTCCAAAAGGAGCAAGAGAAAGCCTTTTTTGCTCAGTTACAACTAGATGAAGAGACCGGCGAATTCCTCCCCATTCAGCCAGCACAACACATACCATCAGAAACCAGTGGGTCTGCCAACTACTCCCAG GTAGCCCCCATTCCCAAAGCAGATGATTTGTACTTCGATGACTGCATGCAGCTTTTGGCAGAGACATTCCCGTTTGTAGATGACAATGAG GTTTCTTCGGCTACGTTTCAATCACTTGTTCCTGATGTTCCCAGCCACATCGAGAGCCCCGTCTTCAGTGCTCCTCCTCAGGCCCAGTCACCTGAAACTCTGATAGTTCAGGTAGCCACTGCTGTTTTGGACGATATGCAGGCCATTGAGCAAGTTTGGGAGGAACTATTATCCATTCCAGAATTACAG TGTCTTAATATTCAAAATGACAAGCTGGCTGAGACTAGTACAGTTTCAAGTCCAGAAACCAAAGTGACAGAAATTGACAATTATCATTTCTATTCATCAATGCCCTCACTGGATAAAGAAGTAGGTAACTGCAGCCCACCTTTTCTCAACGCTTTTGAGGATTCCTTCAGCAGCATCCTCTCCACTGAAGACTCCAGCCAGTTGACAGTGAACTCATTAAATTCAAGTGCCACAGTAAATACAGATTTTGGTGATGaattttattctgcttttgtAGCAGAGCCCAGTACCAGCAACAGCATGCCCTCCTCTGCTACTTTAAGCCAGTCACTCTCTGAACTTCTAGACGGGCCCATTGATCTCTCTGATCTGTCACTTTGTAAAGCCTTCAATCAAAACCACCCTGAAAGCACAACAGCAGAATTCAATGATTCTGACTCTGGCATTTCACTGAACACAACAAGTCCAAGCATGGCATCACCAGACCACTCAGTGGAATCTTCTATCTATGGAGACACATTGCTTGGCTTCAGTGATTCTGAAATGGAAGAGATAGATAGTACCCCTGGAAACATCAAACAGAAGGGTCCCAAAACACAGTCAGCGTGGCCTTCTGGGGACCCAGTCCAACCTTTGTCATCATCACAGGGGAACAGCGCTGCAGCACGTGATTCCCAGTGTGAAAATGCACCAAAGAAAGAAGTGCCTGTAAGTCCTGGTCATCGAAAAACCCCATTCACTAAAGACAAACATTCAAACCGCTTGGAGGCTCACCTCACAAGAGATGAACTACGGGCAAAAGCTCTCCATATCCCATTCCCTGTAGAAAAGATCATTAACCTCCCAGTTGAGGACTTCAATGAAATGATGTCCAAGGAGCAATTCAACGAGGCTCAACTTGCATTAATTAGAGACATACGTAGGAGGGGTAAGAATAAAGTGGCTGCTCAGAattgcagaaaaagaaaactggaaaatatagTGGAACTGGAGCAAGATTTAGatcatttaaaagatgaaaaagaaaaattgctcaaagaaagaggagaaaatgacaaaagcCTCCATCTACTGAAAAAACAACTCAGCACCTTGTATCTTGAAGTCTTCAGCATGCTACGTGATGAAAATGGAAAGCCTTACTCTCCAAGTGAATACTCCTTGCAGCAAACAAGCGATGGCAATGTATTCCTTGTTCCCAAAAGTAAGAGGCCAGATATTAAGAAAAACTAG